The Equus caballus isolate H_3958 breed thoroughbred chromosome 13, TB-T2T, whole genome shotgun sequence genome includes a window with the following:
- the SBK1 gene encoding serine/threonine-protein kinase SBK1, which translates to MSVGCPEPEPPHSLPCCGPGTAPGLGAGVPLLTEDMQALTLRTLAASDVTKHYELVRELGKGTYGKVDLVAYKGTGTKMALKFVNKSKTKLKNFLREVSITNSLSSSPFIIKVFDVVFETEDCYVFAQEYAPAGDLFDIIPPQVGLPEDTVKRCVQQLGLALDFMHGRQLVHRDIKPENVLLFDRECRRVKLADFGMTRRVGCRVKRVSGTIPYTAPEVCQAGRADGFAVDTGVDVWAFGVLIFCVLTGNFPWEAASGADAFFEEFVRWQRGRLPGLPSQWRRFTEPALRMFQRLLALEPERRGPAKEVFRFLKHELTSELRRRPSHRARKPAAGDRLPAAGPLRLEAPAPLKRTVLTESGSGSRAAAPAVGPVPVPVPVPVPDAGLAPPGPPGRTDGRPDKSKGQVVLATAIEICV; encoded by the exons ATGAGTGTGGGCTGCCCAGAGCCCGAGCCaccccactccctgccctgctGTGGGCCAGGGACTGCCCCTGGGCTGGGAGCAGGCGTGCCCCTTCTCACTGAAGACATGCAGGCGCTGACCCTCCGCACGCTGGCTGCTAGCGACGTCACCAAGCACTATGAACTCGTCCGAGAGCTGGGCAAGGGCACCTATGGGAAGGTCGACCTAGTGGCCTACAAGGGCACAG GCACAAAAATGGCACTGAAGTTCGTGAACAAGAGCAAAACCAAGCTGAAGAACTTCCTGCGGGAGGTGAGCATCACCAAcagcctctcctccagccccttcaTCATCAAGGTCTTCGACGTGGTGTTTGAGACCGAGGACTGCTACGTCTTCGCCCAGGAGTACGCACCCGCCGGAGACCTGTTTGACATCATTCCTCCTCAG GTGGGGCTCCCCGAGGACACGGTGAAGCGCTGCGTGCAGCAGCTGGGCCTGGCGCTGGACTTCATGCACGGACGGCAGCTGGTGCACCGCGACATCAAGCCCGAGAACGTGCTGCTGTTCGACCGCGAGTGCCGCCGCGTGAAGCTGGCCGACTTCGGCATGACGCGCCGCGTGGGCTGCCGCGTGAAGCGCGTCAGCGGCACCATCCCCTACACGGCGCCCGAGGTGTGCCAGGCGGGCCGCGCCGACGGCTTCGCCGTGGACACGGGCGTGGACGTGTGGGCCTTCGGCGTGCTCATCTTCTGCGTGCTCACCGGCAACTTCCCCTGGGAGGCGGCCTCGGGCGCCGACGCCTTCTTCGAGGAGTTCGTGCGCTGGCAGCGGGGCCGCCTGCCGGGGCTGCCGTCGCAGTGGCGCCGCTTCACCGAGCCGGCGCTGCGCATGTTCCAGCGGCTCCTGGCTCTCGAGCCCGAGCGCCGCGGGCCGGCCAAGGAGGTCTTCCGCTTCCTCAAGCACGAGCTCACGTCCGAGCTGCGGCGCCGGCCCTCGCACCGCGCGCGCAAGCCCGCCGCCGGGGACCGTCTGCCGGCCGCCGGGCCGCTGCGCCTCGAGGCGCCCGCGCCGCTCAAGCGGACGGTGCTGACCGAGAGCGGCAGCGGCTCCCGGGCCGCGGCCCCCGCCGTCGGGCCCGTGCCCgtgcccgtccccgtccccgtgCCCGACGCCGGCCTGGCGCCCCCTGGGCCCCCGGGCAGGACCGACGGCCGCCCGGACAAGAGCAAAGGGCAGGTGGTGCTGGCCACGGCCATCGAGATCTGCGTCTGA